A region from the Chthoniobacterales bacterium genome encodes:
- a CDS encoding TorF family putative porin: MKFNNASKVIALASVFTALGFTTSAYAGEAPASKEVVKVEEKTCEPFGLNVTLAYDSQYIFRGVNILGGGPGSGATEGGSLVSADINYNKYGFTIGGWYASSINETPNGRGSHGAQDGTYTELDLYLSYARTVGPVTLSAGYIYYLFPDANGVDSNKDTHEFNVGISTSVIPFVTPSLTFYYDVDLFDGGYLEFKLASSIPVIADKLSIDPYALVSYDFEYNSTTNDWNHFQAGVNVPYHLTKNVTISAYAAVSVALDALTDEGLANDYEVFGGGKLGFSF, translated from the coding sequence ATGAAATTCAACAATGCATCGAAAGTGATCGCATTAGCCAGCGTGTTTACCGCACTCGGCTTTACCACGTCGGCCTATGCCGGTGAGGCGCCTGCTTCGAAAGAAGTGGTCAAAGTAGAAGAAAAAACCTGCGAGCCGTTCGGCCTAAATGTCACCTTGGCTTATGACAGCCAGTACATTTTCCGTGGCGTTAACATCCTTGGCGGCGGACCTGGCTCAGGTGCCACTGAAGGCGGCAGCCTCGTCAGCGCCGACATCAACTACAACAAATACGGATTCACCATCGGTGGCTGGTACGCCAGTTCCATCAATGAGACTCCGAACGGCCGTGGCAGCCACGGTGCGCAAGACGGCACCTACACCGAGCTCGATCTGTATCTGAGCTACGCCCGGACCGTTGGCCCAGTCACCCTCAGCGCTGGTTACATTTACTACTTGTTCCCAGACGCGAACGGCGTTGACTCCAACAAAGACACTCACGAGTTCAACGTGGGCATCTCCACCAGCGTCATCCCATTCGTCACCCCATCTCTCACTTTCTACTACGACGTGGATCTGTTTGACGGTGGCTACCTCGAATTCAAGCTGGCCAGCTCCATTCCAGTCATCGCGGACAAACTCAGCATCGATCCGTATGCTTTGGTTTCCTATGACTTCGAATACAACAGCACGACCAACGACTGGAACCACTTCCAAGCTGGCGTGAACGTTCCTTACCACCTGACCAAAAACGTCACCATCTCCGCTTATGCAGCCGTTTCCGTGGCTCTCGACGCGTTGACTGACGAAGGTCTCGCGAACGACTACGAAGTCTTCGGCGGTGGTAAGCTTGGTTTCTCGTTCTAA
- a CDS encoding nucleoside monophosphate kinase, producing MRYKTFLIFGAPGSGKGTQGKTLGSIPRFFHCACGDVFRSLDTRTPLGQRFLEYSSKGQLVPAEVTVKLWEARIKDAVSAHAFKPDIDFLVLDGIPRNVEQAVIMEDMIEVVRVFHLSIGNYDELSKRLRKRALKDNRLDDANEDVIRKRLETYVAESRPLLEHYGPELVRKIDANQSPFKVLYDILHIIESESIFIPKI from the coding sequence ATGCGCTATAAAACATTCCTCATCTTCGGTGCTCCCGGCAGCGGCAAAGGTACTCAAGGCAAAACCTTGGGATCCATCCCGCGATTTTTTCACTGTGCCTGCGGAGACGTTTTTCGCTCCCTCGACACCCGCACGCCACTTGGCCAGCGATTTCTGGAATACTCCAGCAAAGGCCAGTTGGTTCCCGCAGAAGTCACCGTCAAACTTTGGGAAGCCCGCATCAAGGACGCCGTCAGCGCGCACGCTTTCAAGCCCGACATCGACTTCCTCGTCCTCGACGGCATACCGCGCAACGTCGAGCAGGCCGTCATCATGGAGGACATGATCGAAGTCGTCCGCGTCTTTCATTTGTCTATCGGAAACTACGACGAGCTCTCGAAACGCCTCCGAAAACGCGCCCTCAAAGACAACCGCCTCGACGACGCCAATGAGGACGTGATCCGCAAGCGCTTGGAGACCTATGTCGCGGAAAGCCGTCCCCTTTTGGAGCATTACGGGCCTGAGCTCGTCCGCAAAATCGACGCCAACCAATCACCCTTCAAAGTGCTCTACGACATCCTGCACATCATCGAATCGGAAAGCATTTTCATCCCGAAAATCTAA
- a CDS encoding class I adenylate-forming enzyme family protein has protein sequence MSHSPPTILETIRAWTVETPDQEALVFLAANGNVERLTYAELQSHVETRAVLLRELPLQSRVGLLAPHGPEFLLEALAILTAGHCLVPISRQLTRSQRDELAERAGIHAWRDVEKDGLIIDSGKPIDLAADEDFRALSPAYLRFTSGSTGQRKGVLLSHPTILERTAAANTRLQISPADRVLCLLPMVDHFVVSILLYLRYGATILLVENDAGAADFAQTQMATVLYGSPAQYREFHSPLPQVRLAVSTTQGLSEPAAHSFLTQTGQPLTQALGIIEAGLLTLNEDRARTEPLLAGVPMPDYQLTIVGDLGGEIHVAGPGLLDAYVSPWRPRASLMTLHGFPTGDHGWLDEAGCLHLVGREKNRIELHGVRFYCEEIETCVNQHPNVSESLVFLKGSELLVQVVTQNEAAPESLAHEIHERLAHLRTPIRIEVVPELPRTPTGKIARPRPVS, from the coding sequence GTGTCCCACTCTCCGCCAACCATTCTGGAAACGATTCGCGCCTGGACTGTGGAGACACCGGACCAGGAGGCGCTCGTCTTTCTGGCAGCGAATGGAAACGTCGAACGACTCACCTACGCCGAGTTGCAGTCGCATGTGGAAACGCGCGCCGTGCTCCTGCGCGAGCTTCCCTTGCAAAGCCGGGTGGGACTGCTCGCGCCACACGGACCGGAGTTTTTGCTGGAAGCGCTGGCCATTCTCACAGCGGGTCATTGCCTGGTGCCGATCAGCCGTCAGCTCACCAGAAGCCAACGCGATGAACTCGCTGAACGCGCCGGAATTCATGCCTGGCGCGATGTGGAAAAAGACGGTCTGATCATTGACTCCGGCAAACCCATCGATCTGGCGGCGGACGAGGATTTTCGCGCACTGTCACCGGCGTATCTGCGGTTCACTTCCGGCAGCACCGGGCAGCGAAAAGGCGTGCTTCTGAGCCATCCGACGATTCTGGAGCGCACGGCGGCTGCGAATACGCGGCTACAAATTTCCCCCGCCGACCGTGTGCTTTGCCTGCTGCCGATGGTGGATCATTTCGTCGTCTCGATCCTGCTTTATCTGCGTTACGGCGCGACGATTCTGCTGGTGGAAAATGACGCCGGCGCCGCTGATTTCGCTCAAACTCAAATGGCGACTGTCCTCTACGGCTCGCCCGCGCAGTATCGGGAATTTCACTCGCCGCTGCCACAGGTGCGGCTGGCTGTTTCAACCACCCAAGGGCTGTCCGAACCCGCCGCCCATTCGTTTCTAACTCAAACCGGGCAACCGCTCACGCAGGCGCTCGGCATCATCGAAGCGGGTTTGCTGACGCTGAATGAGGACCGCGCGCGCACCGAACCGCTCCTTGCTGGAGTGCCCATGCCGGATTACCAGCTCACGATCGTCGGAGATCTCGGCGGGGAAATCCATGTCGCCGGTCCCGGTCTGCTCGACGCCTACGTTTCCCCGTGGCGTCCACGCGCCTCGCTGATGACTCTGCACGGATTCCCAACCGGAGATCACGGCTGGCTCGATGAAGCGGGTTGCCTGCATCTGGTCGGTCGTGAAAAAAACCGGATCGAACTTCATGGAGTTCGGTTTTACTGCGAAGAAATCGAGACCTGCGTCAACCAGCATCCCAATGTTTCCGAGAGCCTTGTCTTCCTCAAAGGCAGCGAGTTGCTTGTCCAAGTCGTGACGCAAAATGAAGCCGCGCCAGAGTCGCTCGCGCACGAGATCCACGAGCGACTGGCTCATCTGCGCACCCCAATACGAATCGAAGTCGTCCCTGAACTGCCCCGCACTCCGACTGGGAAAATCGCCCGTCCGCGTCCGGTTTCCTGA
- the hflX gene encoding GTPase HflX codes for MHDIVAKPDKVTRAMLVSVFTARESATEAESLLEELEALVDTLGVPVLEKMLVRILKPQAHMYIGTGKAQEIADKAKAHELDVIIFDNELTPAQQRNLEKLTGMAVIDRQEVILDIFNARAHTKEARLQVDLARLQYSLPRLTRAWSHLSKQGGGIGAKGDGESQLETDKRLVRTQIEKIKEDLKKVRDQRATLRKSRVKMPLPNAAIVGYTNAGKSSLLKKLTGADVLVEDKLFATLDTTTRRIDLPSGQGLLLTDTVGFVRKLPHKLVEAFKATLEEAVLAEFLIHVLDASHPEVISFHNTTMKVLAELKADEKRIITVFNKIDALAAQPNGEAQRAFLRKHFPTALFMSIHTGEGLDALMHQCSIMLADRVQRMDLTLPVDRADLLAALHKSAQVLTTDYTEDGVHIQAILPANMRARYVSYETTPADPALIGV; via the coding sequence ATGCACGACATCGTTGCCAAGCCCGACAAAGTCACCCGCGCCATGCTCGTGAGCGTGTTTACCGCACGCGAAAGCGCCACCGAGGCGGAGAGCCTGCTGGAGGAATTAGAGGCGCTCGTCGATACGCTCGGCGTGCCCGTGCTGGAGAAAATGCTCGTGCGCATCCTCAAGCCGCAGGCCCACATGTATATCGGCACCGGCAAAGCGCAGGAGATCGCCGACAAGGCCAAGGCACACGAACTCGACGTCATTATTTTCGACAACGAACTCACTCCCGCCCAGCAGCGTAATCTGGAAAAACTCACCGGCATGGCTGTGATCGACCGGCAGGAAGTGATTCTGGATATTTTCAACGCCCGTGCGCACACGAAGGAAGCGCGGTTGCAGGTCGATCTCGCACGGTTGCAATACAGCCTGCCCAGGCTCACCCGCGCCTGGTCTCACTTGAGCAAGCAAGGCGGTGGCATTGGTGCGAAAGGCGACGGTGAGAGCCAACTCGAAACCGATAAACGCCTCGTGCGCACGCAGATCGAGAAGATCAAGGAGGACCTCAAAAAAGTTCGCGATCAGCGCGCTACTCTGCGCAAAAGCCGGGTGAAAATGCCGCTGCCCAACGCGGCGATTGTCGGATACACCAACGCCGGGAAATCGTCGCTGCTGAAAAAACTGACCGGCGCGGATGTGCTGGTGGAGGACAAACTTTTCGCGACCCTCGACACCACCACGCGCCGGATTGATCTGCCGAGCGGGCAGGGACTTTTGCTCACAGACACCGTGGGCTTTGTGAGGAAACTGCCGCACAAACTGGTCGAGGCGTTCAAGGCGACTTTGGAGGAGGCGGTGCTTGCAGAATTTCTGATTCATGTGCTGGATGCGAGCCATCCGGAGGTCATCAGTTTTCACAACACGACGATGAAAGTGCTGGCCGAATTGAAGGCGGATGAGAAACGCATCATCACCGTTTTCAACAAGATCGATGCGCTCGCCGCGCAACCCAACGGCGAGGCCCAGCGCGCGTTTCTGCGGAAGCATTTTCCGACCGCGCTCTTCATGAGCATCCACACCGGCGAGGGGCTCGATGCGCTGATGCATCAATGCAGCATCATGCTCGCCGACCGGGTGCAGCGGATGGATCTCACCCTGCCCGTGGATCGGGCGGATTTGCTGGCCGCGCTGCACAAAAGCGCGCAGGTGCTCACCACCGATTACACGGAGGACGGCGTTCACATTCAGGCGATTCTGCCGGCAAATATGCGGGCCAGATACGTCAGCTACGAGACGACGCCAGCCGATCCGGCGCTGATCGGAGTTTGA
- a CDS encoding TonB-dependent receptor: protein MTNKTRPLAGLALAVAIGATIVPVHSQTPAAPDTGNETTLDTMIVTGSNIPTAEEAGPRPVQTITRAEIERSTYRTAAEILKTLPVANAGGVPISNNATGFTPGATSVSLRGLGPDATLVLINGRRVANYPIGQNGDIGFVDLNTIPAAAVDSIEILKDGASTIYGADAVAGVVNIHLRKDFEGVEINSTYGNTTNKDSSEFTSSMAFGTVTEKTRITGVVSYYHRNSIFARDRDYSRVPPFLSSNSLPGNFEISGPAAAEATGGGDPLLGASSGIAAPPDSSTGKTPAGAYRYGDGNQSFYNFNQTAGAFPEKEQYGGTFTFEHDLLKDTATLYGSGGYNYSYSRNELAPGATGNFANPSGISIVIPGRTTNPILTLIDGDTGAASQVAPGTVAGPNQFAGPGTVVNADGTVSRLAKPGAYNPNNPFNQDISGSSRFRLAEFGNRVYEDETDAVIFQGGIKGRNLPGNWGYDLSANYSRVKTTSTARVTDATKFNEILDASSGVVAVPYNPFGGRGGALNASSTIDYARAVTKDTGSSELWTTDLAINNPELIKLPGGDLGVAFGAQFRREDLGQQPDALNLAGGSVGGSTTIATNAGRKTASYYGEIRVPIVGEENKIPGVKALEVTGSFRYEEVLNTPDNVLVPSTSIRWQTFDDLTIRGTYGKGYKQPSLYQLYGPGVFSLTPVSDSNSKIQASEVNVAVLGNPDLHPEDSEAFTAGFTYTPRFIPGLTITADFFQIERSGVVVGDAQDAYNRFIKGSPLPTDNVAVFPGSSYSDNNPNNNDPNDIDTIYVQYSNAERDIVRGYDFGLEYVIPTEKYGKFTIAMNATYIDSFKTTLSDGSLPMTEVSGTDSTGTGDDGYLKWKGIGSLTYDYKSFSAVATVNFTDGFEDLDPNGIPFEVNSLTTLDLLFSYTFGKDAQEETSQTGGGYDKDGKAIASGSSELRAKPWYADTTLSLGVRNVTDEKPPFASGFAGNSNGYPGYIYSSEGRFAFVSVTKKF from the coding sequence ATGACAAATAAGACACGACCATTAGCAGGCCTGGCGCTCGCCGTGGCCATCGGAGCCACCATCGTTCCGGTCCATTCACAGACTCCAGCCGCACCCGACACGGGAAATGAAACCACGCTGGACACCATGATTGTGACCGGCTCAAACATCCCGACTGCCGAGGAAGCCGGACCGCGTCCGGTGCAAACCATCACCCGCGCAGAGATCGAGCGCTCGACCTACCGCACAGCGGCGGAAATCCTGAAAACGCTTCCCGTTGCCAACGCGGGAGGCGTTCCCATTTCCAACAACGCCACCGGTTTCACTCCGGGCGCGACCTCCGTTTCCCTGCGCGGACTCGGGCCCGATGCGACTTTGGTTCTTATCAACGGACGGCGCGTGGCCAATTATCCCATTGGGCAGAATGGCGACATTGGTTTCGTGGACTTGAATACCATTCCGGCGGCGGCAGTGGATTCGATCGAGATTTTGAAGGATGGCGCTTCTACGATTTACGGAGCCGATGCGGTGGCCGGCGTAGTGAACATTCACCTGCGCAAGGACTTCGAGGGTGTCGAGATCAACAGCACCTACGGCAATACCACGAACAAGGATTCCAGTGAGTTCACTTCCAGCATGGCCTTCGGAACGGTCACCGAAAAAACGCGGATCACCGGCGTGGTGAGCTACTACCATCGCAACTCCATCTTTGCCCGCGACCGGGATTACTCCCGCGTGCCGCCGTTTTTGAGTTCCAATTCATTGCCGGGCAACTTTGAAATCTCCGGTCCTGCCGCCGCCGAGGCCACTGGAGGTGGTGATCCGCTTCTGGGTGCCTCCAGCGGAATCGCCGCGCCGCCCGATTCCTCCACTGGCAAGACGCCCGCCGGAGCTTATCGCTACGGCGACGGCAACCAGTCGTTCTACAATTTCAACCAGACCGCCGGTGCTTTTCCGGAGAAGGAGCAATACGGCGGCACGTTTACCTTTGAGCACGATCTGCTGAAGGACACCGCCACGCTCTACGGCTCCGGCGGCTACAATTATTCCTACAGTCGCAATGAACTCGCCCCTGGTGCCACGGGAAATTTCGCCAATCCGAGTGGCATTAGTATCGTTATCCCAGGGCGCACGACGAATCCTATTCTGACGTTGATCGACGGAGACACGGGTGCTGCGTCGCAGGTCGCGCCCGGCACAGTGGCGGGTCCGAATCAATTCGCCGGACCGGGCACAGTCGTGAACGCCGATGGCACCGTGAGCCGCCTCGCCAAGCCGGGCGCTTACAACCCGAATAATCCTTTTAACCAGGACATCTCGGGTAGCAGCCGGTTCCGCCTCGCGGAGTTTGGCAATCGCGTTTACGAGGACGAAACCGACGCGGTTATTTTCCAAGGCGGCATCAAGGGCCGCAATCTTCCGGGCAACTGGGGCTACGACCTGAGCGCGAATTACAGCCGGGTGAAAACCACCTCGACCGCGCGGGTGACTGACGCGACGAAGTTCAATGAAATTCTCGACGCCTCCAGCGGAGTTGTGGCCGTGCCTTACAATCCGTTTGGCGGTCGCGGCGGAGCTTTGAATGCGTCTTCCACGATTGATTATGCCCGCGCGGTGACGAAGGATACCGGTTCCTCGGAACTCTGGACGACCGATCTGGCCATCAATAACCCGGAACTCATCAAGCTGCCCGGCGGCGATCTGGGGGTGGCTTTCGGAGCTCAATTTCGCCGCGAGGACCTCGGCCAGCAGCCCGATGCGTTGAATCTGGCTGGCGGCTCGGTCGGCGGTTCGACGACCATTGCGACCAATGCGGGACGTAAAACGGCGTCCTATTACGGTGAAATCCGCGTGCCCATCGTCGGCGAGGAAAACAAAATCCCCGGCGTGAAAGCATTGGAAGTCACCGGCTCGTTTCGCTACGAGGAAGTCCTCAACACGCCGGACAATGTGCTTGTGCCGAGCACTTCCATTCGCTGGCAGACGTTCGACGACCTGACGATTCGCGGAACCTACGGCAAGGGCTACAAACAGCCGAGTTTGTATCAACTCTACGGGCCGGGCGTCTTCTCGCTGACACCGGTTAGCGATTCAAATTCCAAGATTCAAGCGTCCGAGGTGAACGTCGCAGTCTTGGGAAATCCGGATTTGCATCCCGAGGATTCGGAGGCGTTTACGGCTGGTTTCACTTACACGCCGAGGTTTATTCCGGGGCTGACCATCACGGCGGATTTCTTCCAGATCGAGCGTTCTGGAGTCGTGGTGGGCGACGCACAGGATGCCTACAACCGGTTCATCAAGGGATCGCCGCTGCCGACCGACAATGTCGCGGTTTTCCCCGGTTCCAGCTACTCGGACAACAATCCGAATAATAACGACCCGAACGACATCGATACGATCTATGTGCAGTATTCCAACGCCGAGCGCGACATCGTGCGCGGTTACGACTTTGGGCTGGAATACGTCATTCCAACGGAGAAATACGGGAAGTTTACCATCGCGATGAATGCGACTTACATCGATTCCTTTAAGACGACCTTGTCCGACGGCTCGCTGCCGATGACCGAGGTTTCGGGAACCGACAGCACCGGCACCGGCGACGACGGCTACCTGAAATGGAAAGGCATCGGCTCGCTGACTTACGATTACAAGAGCTTTTCCGCCGTGGCCACGGTGAACTTCACCGACGGCTTCGAGGACTTGGATCCGAATGGAATTCCGTTCGAGGTGAATTCGCTGACCACGCTGGATCTGCTGTTTTCCTACACCTTCGGCAAAGATGCCCAGGAGGAGACTTCGCAGACAGGCGGCGGCTACGACAAAGATGGCAAAGCCATCGCCAGCGGCTCTTCGGAGCTGAGGGCGAAGCCTTGGTATGCCGACACGACGCTCAGTCTCGGCGTGCGCAATGTGACGGATGAAAAACCGCCATTCGCAAGTGGTTTTGCGGGCAACTCAAATGGCTATCCGGGCTACATCTACTCGTCGGAAGGCCGGTTCGCGTTCGTCTCGGTGACGAAGAAATTCTGA
- the fmt gene encoding methionyl-tRNA formyltransferase, with amino-acid sequence MRVLFMGSGEIALPSLQWLIASENDVVAVVTQPDKPVGRHQILTASAIKQTALDAQIPVLQPVKIRELQIIETLAAFNPDFIIVMAYGQILPKVLLDLPKIACLNLHASLLPRHRGASPIHAAILAGDEKTGITLMHMDVGLDTGDMVLAKEIPIASTDTAGLLHDRLAALSPLVLEEGLAQFAENRATRTPQTPELVTVSGKLDRDSGRIDWNSDAVSIERQIRAMHPWPGAFTFLPNGKKLKIHQAGVAFDSGRPGEILQASHQLIIAAGENAICLNEIQLEGRARMKAADFTRGHPLRPHTCLS; translated from the coding sequence ATGCGCGTTCTCTTTATGGGCTCCGGCGAGATCGCACTGCCCTCGCTGCAATGGCTCATCGCCTCGGAAAATGACGTCGTCGCCGTCGTCACCCAGCCTGATAAACCCGTCGGCCGCCATCAAATTCTGACGGCTTCGGCCATCAAACAAACCGCGCTCGACGCGCAGATTCCAGTTTTGCAGCCCGTGAAAATCCGTGAGCTGCAAATTATCGAAACGCTTGCCGCGTTCAACCCCGACTTTATCATCGTCATGGCTTACGGTCAGATCCTGCCCAAAGTGCTCCTGGATTTGCCGAAAATCGCCTGCCTCAACCTCCACGCCTCGCTCCTTCCCCGACATCGCGGCGCGTCGCCCATCCACGCCGCCATTCTCGCAGGGGACGAAAAAACCGGGATCACCCTCATGCACATGGACGTCGGCCTCGACACCGGCGACATGGTGCTAGCCAAAGAAATCCCCATCGCCAGCACCGACACCGCCGGCCTTTTGCACGACCGGCTCGCCGCTCTCAGCCCGCTCGTTCTGGAGGAAGGCCTCGCCCAATTTGCCGAAAACCGTGCCACCCGCACGCCGCAAACGCCCGAACTCGTCACCGTCTCTGGCAAACTTGACCGCGACTCCGGCAGAATCGATTGGAACTCCGATGCAGTTTCTATTGAGCGCCAGATTCGGGCGATGCATCCCTGGCCCGGCGCGTTCACCTTTTTGCCCAACGGAAAGAAACTAAAAATCCACCAGGCCGGAGTTGCATTCGACTCTGGGCGGCCGGGAGAAATCCTACAGGCGAGCCATCAACTCATCATCGCCGCCGGCGAAAACGCCATCTGCCTGAACGAAATCCAACTCGAAGGCCGCGCCCGCATGAAAGCGGCCGATTTCACCCGTGGCCACCCGCTCCGGCCGCACACCTGCCTTTCCTGA
- a CDS encoding redoxin domain-containing protein, with protein sequence MKLFLTFLTFIFALATVRGEAVRLAPDFSWESFNGTSKALSGLKNQPVILIIAPSPKSKVFKKQLKKMAPLYRQYAGREALFVAAFTSEPGVVESDIPFLYVRDPQAVAASYGLNGEKFELIVIGPDRNMDLITNQLTSGERVRDVIDNSFPRQAVRRK encoded by the coding sequence ATGAAACTTTTCCTCACTTTCCTGACATTCATTTTTGCGCTTGCCACAGTCCGCGGGGAAGCCGTTCGCCTCGCTCCAGATTTTTCCTGGGAAAGCTTCAATGGGACTTCCAAAGCTCTCAGCGGCCTAAAAAATCAGCCGGTGATCCTGATCATCGCGCCATCGCCGAAGTCCAAAGTTTTCAAAAAGCAGCTCAAGAAAATGGCGCCGCTCTACCGCCAGTATGCCGGACGCGAGGCGCTCTTCGTGGCCGCCTTCACCAGCGAGCCCGGCGTGGTGGAATCCGACATCCCATTTCTCTACGTGCGCGATCCGCAGGCTGTGGCCGCGAGTTACGGATTGAATGGGGAAAAATTTGAGCTGATCGTCATCGGACCCGACCGCAACATGGACCTGATCACGAATCAACTCACCAGCGGCGAGCGCGTCCGCGACGTGATCGATAACAGCTTCCCCCGGCAAGCCGTCCGCCGAAAATAA
- the pyrH gene encoding UMP kinase, translating into MTLPASSIYKRIVLKVSGEALRETGSGDNISPQIVTAIATQIKAVRDLGVEIAVVIGGGNIWRGLSASHRGMDRTTADFMGMLATVINSLALQSSLEQLGVPTRVHTAIEMKNVAEPYILRRAIRQLEDGHIVIFGAGTGNPFFSTDTTAALRASEIRAEVILKATKVDGIYDSDPKKNPDAVKYQTVTYSECLAKRLSVMDSTAFSLCMDNKVPIIVFDMTQPENIRRVVAGEKIGTLVTGEA; encoded by the coding sequence ATGACGTTACCCGCTTCCTCGATTTACAAACGGATTGTTCTCAAAGTCAGCGGCGAGGCCCTGCGCGAGACCGGCAGCGGCGACAATATTTCCCCGCAGATCGTCACCGCCATCGCCACCCAGATTAAGGCCGTGCGCGACCTCGGCGTCGAGATCGCCGTCGTCATCGGCGGCGGCAACATCTGGCGCGGCCTCAGCGCCAGCCATCGCGGCATGGACCGCACCACCGCCGACTTCATGGGCATGCTCGCGACCGTAATTAACAGCCTCGCGCTCCAGTCCAGCCTCGAACAACTCGGCGTGCCGACCCGCGTGCACACCGCCATCGAGATGAAAAACGTCGCTGAGCCCTACATCTTGCGCCGCGCCATTCGCCAGCTCGAGGACGGTCACATCGTCATCTTCGGAGCCGGCACCGGAAACCCCTTTTTCTCCACCGACACCACCGCCGCCCTGCGCGCCAGCGAGATCCGCGCCGAGGTCATTCTCAAGGCCACCAAAGTCGATGGCATCTACGACAGCGACCCGAAGAAAAATCCCGACGCCGTCAAATATCAGACCGTCACCTACTCCGAATGCCTCGCCAAACGGCTGTCCGTGATGGATTCCACCGCGTTCAGCCTCTGCATGGATAACAAGGTGCCCATCATCGTCTTCGACATGACCCAGCCCGAAAACATCCGTCGCGTCGTTGCCGGGGAAAAAATCGGCACACTCGTCACCGGAGAAGCGTAA
- the frr gene encoding ribosome recycling factor, whose product MNAEEVTFETEAAMDKSVDYMIHEFSSVRTGKASPALVENVDVEAYGTMMKLKQLALISTPEPRLLVVQPFDASTLKDCERGIKESKLGINPISDGKLIRLPIPELSEERRRDLVKSIKQMAEEARVRVRSNRRDGIAEVKKLKSSGDITEDQQRDMEKEIQELTNKYVASIDQHTDSKEAEIMRV is encoded by the coding sequence ATGAATGCCGAAGAAGTCACCTTTGAAACCGAGGCCGCCATGGACAAAAGCGTGGACTACATGATCCACGAATTTTCCAGCGTCCGCACTGGAAAAGCCTCGCCCGCCCTCGTGGAAAACGTCGATGTCGAAGCCTACGGCACCATGATGAAACTCAAGCAACTCGCCCTCATCAGCACCCCCGAGCCGCGCCTGCTCGTAGTCCAGCCCTTCGACGCCTCCACCCTGAAGGACTGCGAGCGCGGCATCAAGGAATCCAAGCTCGGCATCAACCCCATTTCCGACGGTAAACTCATTCGCCTGCCCATTCCCGAGCTCTCCGAGGAACGCCGCCGCGACCTGGTGAAATCCATCAAGCAAATGGCCGAGGAAGCCCGAGTCCGCGTGCGCTCCAATCGCCGCGACGGCATCGCCGAAGTAAAAAAACTCAAATCCAGCGGCGACATTACCGAGGACCAGCAGCGCGATATGGAGAAGGAAATCCAGGAACTCACCAACAAATACGTCGCCTCCATCGACCAGCACACCGACTCGAAGGAAGCCGAGATCATGCGGGTCTGA